Proteins encoded within one genomic window of Blattabacterium cuenoti:
- a CDS encoding acetyl-CoA carboxylase carboxyltransferase subunit alpha has protein sequence MEYLDFEKPIKEIQDQYINCILIQKKSGVNMKEVCTQLQEKLEQTIKRLHHKLTPWQRVQLSRHPNRPYTLDYILSITKKDSFIELHGDRHIGDDKAMIGGFGKIEDKTFMFIGTQKGKNTKERQYRRFGMPNPEGYRKALRLMKLAEKFHKPIVSFIDTPGAFPGIEAEERGQGEAIGKNIYEMMCLKVPIIVIIIGEGASGGALGIGIGDKVSMMENSWYSVISPESCSTILWGNWEKKEKSAELLKLTAEDMYKLNLIDDIIKEPLGGAHFHPELAYKVVKKQIMKYYKQLSFFDTEVLIRNRKNKYISIGFFYD, from the coding sequence ATGGAATATTTAGATTTTGAAAAGCCTATAAAAGAAATTCAGGATCAGTATATTAATTGTATTCTTATACAAAAGAAAAGTGGTGTAAATATGAAAGAAGTTTGTACTCAATTACAAGAGAAATTGGAACAAACTATTAAAAGGTTACATCATAAATTAACTCCTTGGCAAAGAGTTCAATTGTCTAGACATCCAAACAGACCTTACACTTTAGATTATATTCTTTCTATTACGAAAAAAGATTCTTTTATTGAGTTGCATGGAGATCGTCATATTGGAGATGACAAAGCAATGATAGGGGGTTTTGGAAAAATAGAAGATAAAACTTTTATGTTTATAGGAACTCAAAAAGGAAAAAATACTAAAGAAAGACAATATAGAAGATTTGGAATGCCTAATCCAGAAGGATATAGAAAAGCATTACGTCTTATGAAATTAGCGGAAAAGTTCCATAAACCTATTGTATCTTTTATAGATACCCCAGGTGCTTTTCCTGGAATTGAAGCAGAAGAAAGAGGTCAAGGAGAAGCTATTGGAAAAAATATTTATGAGATGATGTGTTTGAAAGTTCCTATAATTGTTATAATTATAGGAGAAGGAGCAAGTGGTGGAGCATTGGGGATTGGAATAGGAGATAAGGTTTCTATGATGGAAAATTCTTGGTATTCTGTTATTTCTCCTGAAAGTTGTTCTACAATTCTTTGGGGAAATTGGGAAAAAAAAGAAAAATCAGCAGAGTTGTTGAAATTAACTGCAGAAGATATGTATAAATTAAATCTTATAGATGACATTATTAAAGAACCTTTAGGAGGAGCTCATTTTCATCCTGAATTAGCATACAAAGTTGTTAAAAAACAAATCATGAAATATTATAAACAATTATCATTTTTTGATACAGAAGTTTTAATCAGAAATAGGAAAAATAAGTATATTTCTATAGGTTTTTTTTATGATTAA
- a CDS encoding succinate dehydrogenase/fumarate reductase iron-sulfur subunit, with translation MKKGLLNFTLKIWRQKNNKEKGKFKTYRINNISPDSSFLEMLDVLNNKILYSKKEYPISFDHDCREGICGMCSLYINGRAHGPDNLVTTCQLHMRRFHDEETIYIEPWRAKPFPVIKDLVVDRSSFDRIIISGGFISVNTFGKTVDGNMIPIPKEDADKAFDAATCIGCGACVAVCKNRSAMLFVSAKVSQFSFLPQGQIERKNRVLNMVKKMDEEGFGSCTNTKSCEIECPKGISTEYISLLNKEYIFSLT, from the coding sequence ATGAAGAAAGGATTACTTAATTTTACATTAAAAATATGGAGGCAAAAAAATAATAAAGAAAAGGGAAAATTTAAAACTTATAGAATTAATAATATATCTCCTGATAGTTCTTTTTTAGAAATGTTAGATGTTTTAAATAACAAAATTTTATATAGTAAAAAAGAATATCCTATATCGTTTGATCACGATTGTCGTGAAGGAATTTGTGGAATGTGTTCGTTATACATAAATGGAAGAGCTCATGGTCCAGATAATTTAGTTACAACTTGTCAATTGCATATGCGTCGTTTTCATGATGAAGAAACTATATATATTGAACCTTGGAGAGCAAAACCTTTTCCTGTTATTAAAGATCTTGTTGTTGATAGATCATCTTTTGATAGAATTATTATCTCAGGAGGTTTTATTTCTGTGAATACATTCGGAAAAACAGTAGATGGAAACATGATTCCTATTCCAAAAGAAGATGCAGATAAAGCTTTTGATGCTGCTACATGTATTGGGTGTGGAGCGTGTGTTGCTGTATGTAAAAATAGATCAGCTATGTTATTTGTTTCAGCAAAAGTTTCACAATTTTCTTTTCTTCCACAAGGACAAATAGAAAGAAAAAATCGTGTATTAAATATGGTAAAAAAAATGGATGAGGAAGGATTTGGAAGTTGTACTAATACTAAATCTTGTGAAATTGAATGTCCAAAAGGAATTTCTACAGAATACATTTCTCTTTTGAATAAAGAATATATTTTTTCATTGACATAG
- a CDS encoding fumarate reductase/succinate dehydrogenase flavoprotein subunit — MLKLNSKIPSGELSQKWTNHKSTLKLVSPNNRSKIEIIVIGTGLSGGSTCASLAELGYKVKVFCYQDSPRRAHSVAAQGGINASKNYKGDNDSVYQLFYDTIKGGDYRSREANVYRLAEISSNIIDQCVAQGVPFARDYAGYLENRSFGGTKVSRTFYAKGQTGQQLLLGCYSAMSRQIGKGRIKMYNRHEMLDLVVIEGAARGIIARNLISGEIERHTAHAVIIASGGYGNVFFLSTNAMGANASAIWKVHKKGGFFANPCYTQIHPTCIPVHGNYQSKLTLMSESLRNDGRIWVPKKIEDAISIRNGTKSPEDLLEEEKDYYLERRYPSFGNLVPRDVASRAAKERCDKGLGIENNEEKEGVFLDFSYSIKQYGIEKANELGIKNPTFVEIKKLGESVMESKYGNLFHMYEKITNKNPYKNPMKIYPAVHYTMGGLWVDYNLMSSIKGCYVIGEANFSDHGANRLGASALMQGLADGYFILPYTIADYLSQYVVHKKNISTKHIEFDNSEKNVKDRIKRFLHNNGDFSVDFFHKELGKIMWKYVGMSRNHKGLSESIERIQELRDEFWKNIYVPGKKNDGFNSELEKAERVADFLELGELIAMDALNRKESCGSHFREEYQTKEGEALRDDIHYKYISVWEYQKEKLLSEEIMHKENLSFNFVKLQSRSYK; from the coding sequence ATATTGAAACTAAACTCAAAAATACCGAGTGGAGAACTGTCTCAAAAATGGACCAATCATAAATCTACTTTAAAATTAGTATCTCCTAATAATAGATCTAAGATAGAAATTATAGTGATTGGAACAGGACTTTCTGGTGGATCTACCTGCGCTTCTTTGGCTGAACTAGGATATAAGGTTAAAGTTTTTTGTTATCAAGATTCTCCTAGAAGAGCTCACTCTGTTGCTGCACAAGGAGGAATTAACGCTTCTAAAAATTACAAAGGAGATAATGATTCTGTTTATCAACTTTTTTATGATACTATTAAAGGAGGAGATTATAGATCTAGAGAAGCAAATGTCTATCGTTTGGCAGAAATCTCTTCTAATATTATTGATCAATGTGTTGCTCAAGGAGTTCCATTTGCTCGTGATTATGCTGGGTATCTTGAAAATAGATCTTTTGGAGGAACTAAAGTTTCTAGAACTTTTTATGCTAAAGGACAAACAGGACAACAACTTTTATTGGGTTGTTATTCAGCTATGTCTAGACAAATTGGAAAAGGAAGAATAAAAATGTATAATCGTCATGAAATGCTTGATTTAGTTGTCATAGAAGGAGCTGCTAGAGGAATCATTGCTAGAAATTTAATTTCTGGAGAAATTGAACGTCATACAGCACATGCTGTTATTATTGCATCTGGAGGTTATGGAAATGTGTTTTTTTTATCAACTAATGCAATGGGAGCTAATGCTAGTGCTATTTGGAAAGTTCATAAAAAAGGTGGATTTTTTGCAAATCCTTGTTATACTCAAATACATCCAACTTGTATTCCAGTTCATGGAAATTATCAATCTAAATTAACATTGATGTCTGAATCATTGAGAAATGATGGACGTATTTGGGTTCCAAAAAAAATAGAAGACGCTATTTCTATAAGAAATGGAACTAAATCTCCTGAAGATCTTCTTGAAGAAGAAAAAGATTATTATCTTGAAAGACGTTATCCATCATTTGGAAATCTTGTTCCAAGAGATGTGGCATCACGTGCGGCTAAAGAACGTTGTGATAAAGGATTAGGAATAGAGAATAATGAAGAAAAAGAAGGTGTCTTTTTAGATTTTTCTTATTCTATAAAACAATATGGAATAGAAAAAGCAAATGAACTTGGAATTAAAAATCCAACTTTCGTAGAAATTAAAAAGTTGGGAGAAAGTGTTATGGAATCTAAATATGGAAATTTATTTCATATGTATGAGAAAATAACCAATAAAAATCCTTATAAAAATCCCATGAAAATTTATCCTGCTGTTCATTACACTATGGGGGGATTATGGGTAGATTATAATTTAATGTCTTCTATAAAAGGATGTTATGTTATAGGAGAAGCTAACTTTTCAGATCATGGAGCAAATCGTCTTGGAGCTTCTGCATTAATGCAAGGATTAGCTGATGGTTATTTTATTTTGCCATATACTATAGCGGATTATTTATCTCAATATGTTGTACATAAAAAAAATATATCTACAAAACATATAGAATTTGATAATTCTGAAAAAAATGTAAAAGATAGAATAAAACGATTTCTTCATAATAATGGAGATTTTTCTGTTGATTTTTTTCACAAGGAACTTGGAAAAATCATGTGGAAATATGTTGGGATGAGTAGAAATCATAAAGGATTATCTGAATCCATAGAAAGAATACAAGAACTACGTGATGAATTTTGGAAAAATATTTATGTTCCTGGAAAGAAAAATGATGGATTCAATTCAGAATTAGAAAAAGCTGAACGTGTTGCAGATTTTTTAGAATTAGGAGAACTAATAGCAATGGATGCTTTAAATAGAAAAGAATCTTGTGGAAGTCATTTTAGAGAAGAATATCAAACAAAAGAAGGAGAAGCCTTACGAGACGATATTCATTATAAATATATTTCTGTATGGGAATATCAAAAAGAAAAACTTCTTAGTGAAGAAATTATGCACAAAGAAAATTTATCTTTTAATTTTGTAAAATTGCAATCTCGTTCTTATAAATAA
- a CDS encoding succinate dehydrogenase cytochrome b subunit, translated as MNQCHFIQSSVSKKIVMAITGIFLMSFLSLHLSVNLFLFCGEKSFNEAVAFMRRNMIVRILEYVLALGFIIHIFFGIRLHLKNRKTKGREDYAVQQSVSSFGSRTMIYTGFLILCFLILHLMNFMIPMKYHHENSDYNIVVSLFKNPIYTFVYVFSFFILGIHLSHGFQSSFQSLGLSTNKRRLYWIQKLGCFYFWLICSGFSIIAIWFFFIQ; from the coding sequence ATGAATCAATGTCACTTTATTCAATCTTCTGTAAGTAAAAAAATCGTAATGGCTATTACGGGGATTTTTCTTATGTCTTTTTTATCGTTACATTTAAGTGTGAACCTTTTTCTTTTTTGTGGAGAAAAATCATTTAATGAAGCTGTTGCTTTTATGAGAAGGAATATGATTGTTAGAATATTAGAATATGTTCTTGCATTAGGATTTATTATTCATATTTTTTTTGGAATTAGATTGCATTTAAAAAATAGAAAAACAAAGGGAAGAGAAGATTATGCTGTTCAACAATCTGTTTCTTCATTTGGGAGCCGTACTATGATTTATACAGGATTTTTAATTTTATGTTTTTTAATTTTACATTTGATGAATTTTATGATTCCTATGAAATATCATCATGAAAATTCAGATTATAATATAGTTGTTTCATTATTTAAAAATCCTATATATACATTTGTATATGTTTTTTCATTTTTCATTCTAGGAATCCATTTGAGTCATGGATTTCAATCGTCTTTTCAATCATTAGGATTATCTACTAACAAAAGAAGATTGTATTGGATACAGAAATTAGGTTGTTTTTATTTTTGGCTTATTTGTTCTGGATTTTCTATTATAGCTATTTGGTTTTTTTTCATTCAATGA
- a CDS encoding cysteine desulfurase family protein — protein sequence MKKVYLDNAATTPVRNEVIKVMLKTLKNSFGNPSSTQHSYGRKTRSIIEKSRIHIAKEINAEPDEIIFTSGGTEANNFVLRSSIMNLKVQYILTSPLEHDSVLQTVFDLSKNYQVLVEFVHLQDKGTIDLNHLEKILKKNFYKSNKKMLVSLMSANNEIGNFLELDKVFSLCKKYNAYFHSDTVQIIGNVPINMKQLSFDFATASAHKFYGPKGIGFMYIRKSLIKKIKPLITGGNQEYGIRSGTENVYGIIGLSKALHLSCCNLTNHLKKMKYLKSYCISELKKIIPDVIFNGLSDSLEKSLPTILNFFYPKKDHLLYFHLDLMGVAISDGSSCKSNNNKNLSHVIQSITKNKHLLETMMPVRISFGIFNEKKDIDFLIEAFKKKIGNR from the coding sequence ATGAAAAAAGTATATTTAGATAATGCAGCGACAACTCCTGTAAGAAATGAAGTGATAAAAGTGATGTTAAAAACATTAAAAAATTCATTTGGAAATCCATCTTCTACACAACATAGTTATGGAAGAAAAACTCGTTCTATCATAGAAAAATCTAGAATTCATATTGCAAAAGAAATTAATGCTGAACCAGATGAAATTATTTTTACTTCAGGTGGAACTGAAGCCAATAATTTTGTTTTGAGATCATCTATAATGAATCTAAAAGTTCAATATATTTTGACTTCTCCATTGGAACACGACTCTGTATTACAAACAGTTTTTGATTTATCTAAAAATTACCAAGTTCTTGTAGAATTTGTTCATCTTCAAGATAAAGGAACAATTGATTTAAATCATCTAGAAAAAATATTGAAGAAAAATTTTTATAAATCTAATAAAAAAATGCTTGTTAGTTTAATGTCTGCAAATAACGAAATAGGAAATTTCTTAGAACTAGATAAAGTTTTTTCTCTTTGTAAAAAATATAATGCTTATTTTCATTCAGATACCGTTCAAATCATAGGAAATGTTCCAATTAATATGAAACAGCTTTCTTTTGATTTTGCAACAGCAAGTGCACATAAATTTTATGGTCCAAAAGGAATAGGTTTTATGTATATTAGAAAAAGTCTCATAAAGAAAATAAAACCGTTAATTACAGGTGGAAATCAAGAGTATGGAATTCGTTCAGGAACAGAAAATGTTTATGGAATTATTGGCTTATCCAAAGCATTACATTTATCTTGCTGCAATCTAACAAATCATTTAAAAAAGATGAAATATTTAAAATCTTATTGTATTTCAGAATTAAAAAAAATAATTCCAGATGTTATTTTTAATGGATTATCAGACTCTCTTGAGAAGAGTCTTCCTACTATATTAAATTTTTTTTATCCAAAAAAGGATCACTTGTTATATTTCCATTTAGATTTAATGGGAGTGGCTATTTCTGATGGTAGTTCTTGTAAATCAAATAATAATAAAAATTTATCTCATGTTATTCAATCTATTACAAAAAATAAACATTTGTTGGAAACAATGATGCCTGTAAGAATTTCTTTTGGAATTTTCAATGAAAAAAAAGATATTGATTTTTTAATAGAAGCTTTTAAAAAAAAAATAGGAAATAGATAA